A window from Pseudomonas kribbensis encodes these proteins:
- a CDS encoding exodeoxyribonuclease VII small subunit has translation MARKKAALDFEQSLADLQTLVERLENGELSLEDSLTAFEQGIGLTRDCQAALAQAEQKVQVLLERDGELAEEPFDADQPE, from the coding sequence GATTTCGAACAGTCCCTCGCCGACCTGCAAACACTGGTCGAGCGTCTGGAGAACGGTGAATTGTCGCTGGAAGACTCGCTGACCGCTTTCGAGCAGGGCATCGGTCTGACCCGTGACTGCCAGGCAGCGCTGGCCCAGGCCGAGCAAAAGGTCCAGGTGCTGCTGGAGCGCGATGGCGAGCTGGCCGAGGAACCCTTCGACGCGGACCAGCCAGAATGA